In a single window of the Desulfovibrio aminophilus DSM 12254 genome:
- a CDS encoding amino acid ABC transporter ATP-binding protein gives MIRITNLHKRFGDLEVLKGINLHVRPGEVVCIIGPSGSGKSTALRCINRLEEPSSGNIVVDGHDIMAPATDINMVRSEAVMVFQQFNLFPHMSVLDNVTIGPIKVRGMARAKAEDLALDLLGKVGLAGKAQTYPDQLSGGQKQRVAIARALSLRPKVILFDEPTSALDPELVGEVLEVMKQLAREGMTMVVVTHEMGFAREVADRVLFIDEGRIQEEGPAKEFFASPKNPRLRDFLGKVIPH, from the coding sequence ATGATACGCATCACCAACCTGCACAAGCGCTTCGGCGACCTGGAAGTCCTCAAGGGCATCAACCTGCACGTCCGGCCCGGCGAGGTGGTCTGCATCATCGGCCCCTCGGGTTCGGGCAAGTCCACCGCCCTGCGCTGCATCAACCGCCTGGAGGAACCCTCCAGCGGGAACATCGTGGTGGACGGCCACGACATCATGGCCCCGGCCACGGACATCAACATGGTCCGCAGCGAGGCGGTCATGGTCTTCCAGCAGTTCAACCTCTTCCCGCACATGAGCGTGCTGGACAACGTGACCATCGGCCCCATCAAGGTGCGCGGCATGGCCCGCGCCAAGGCCGAGGATCTGGCCCTGGACCTGCTGGGCAAGGTCGGCCTGGCCGGCAAGGCCCAGACCTACCCGGACCAGCTCTCCGGCGGCCAGAAGCAGCGCGTGGCCATCGCCCGGGCGCTCTCCCTGCGACCCAAGGTCATCCTTTTCGACGAACCCACCTCGGCCCTGGACCCCGAACTGGTGGGCGAGGTGCTGGAGGTCATGAAGCAGCTGGCCCGCGAGGGCATGACCATGGTGGTCGTGACCCACGAGATGGGCTTCGCCCGCGAGGTGGCCGACCGCGTGCTGTTCATCGACGAGGGCCGCATCCAGGAAGAAGGCCCGGCCAAGGAGTTCTTCGCCAGCCCGAAGAACCCCCGCCTGCGGGACTTCCTGGGCAAGGTCATCCCGCACTGA
- a CDS encoding L-serine ammonia-lyase, iron-sulfur-dependent, subunit alpha, translating into MGFSLKDILHGNARQLLRLETDPGLGCTEPAAIGLCAATAAALLPPGSAIESVRVETDPNIYKNAMGVIVPNSGSESGVALAAAMGAAAGDPAKKLQVFASVASEGLERAKALLRAGKVQAGIAPDVQGLFVKVTLTSDGHEATATVAGRHDRVVARTLDGKELGGDACDGGGASDGGLEGLEQWLLGLTLDDLVDLVDGMDATDLNYIREGLALNEALVEYGLAHGPGIGVGRAQLGLLRQGLLKKDVCVWAGIRTASGIDSRMGGVPLPAMTLAGSGNQCIASGIPVASAAEFAAVEDKDLMPRAVMLSYLVTCSIKIGVGRLSALCGSGVAGGAGVAAATAYLFGGTVEKIGGAVKNHIACSCPVACDGAKTGCALKVGEMVASAVKSGLLALGGCIVRGTDGVVDPSAEQTMRNLGLVARKGLAGLDPVILDIMLNKKL; encoded by the coding sequence ATGGGATTCAGCCTCAAGGACATCCTCCACGGCAACGCCCGCCAGCTCCTGCGGCTGGAGACCGATCCCGGGCTGGGCTGCACCGAACCGGCGGCCATCGGACTCTGCGCCGCCACCGCCGCCGCCCTGCTCCCCCCGGGCTCGGCCATCGAGTCCGTGCGGGTGGAGACCGACCCGAACATCTACAAGAACGCCATGGGCGTCATCGTGCCCAACTCGGGCTCCGAGTCCGGGGTCGCCCTGGCGGCGGCCATGGGCGCGGCGGCCGGCGACCCGGCGAAAAAACTCCAGGTCTTCGCCTCCGTGGCCTCCGAGGGTCTGGAGCGGGCCAAGGCCCTGCTCCGCGCGGGCAAGGTTCAGGCGGGCATCGCCCCGGATGTCCAGGGCCTGTTCGTCAAGGTCACGCTGACCTCCGACGGCCATGAAGCCACAGCCACGGTGGCCGGACGCCACGACCGGGTGGTGGCCCGCACCCTGGACGGCAAGGAGCTGGGCGGCGACGCCTGCGACGGCGGCGGCGCGTCCGACGGGGGGCTGGAGGGCCTGGAGCAATGGCTCCTGGGCCTGACTCTGGACGACCTCGTGGACCTGGTGGACGGCATGGACGCCACGGACCTGAATTACATCCGCGAGGGCCTGGCCCTGAACGAGGCCCTGGTGGAATACGGCCTGGCCCACGGGCCGGGCATCGGCGTGGGCCGCGCCCAGCTCGGGCTCCTGCGCCAGGGCCTGCTCAAGAAGGACGTCTGCGTCTGGGCCGGCATCCGCACCGCCTCGGGCATCGACTCGCGCATGGGCGGCGTGCCCCTGCCGGCCATGACTCTGGCGGGATCGGGCAACCAGTGCATCGCCTCGGGCATCCCCGTGGCCTCGGCCGCCGAATTCGCGGCCGTGGAGGACAAGGATCTCATGCCCCGGGCGGTCATGCTCAGCTATCTCGTGACCTGCTCCATCAAGATCGGCGTCGGGCGGCTCTCCGCGCTCTGCGGCAGCGGCGTGGCCGGAGGCGCGGGCGTGGCCGCGGCCACGGCCTACCTCTTCGGCGGCACGGTGGAGAAGATCGGCGGAGCGGTGAAGAACCACATCGCCTGCTCCTGCCCGGTGGCCTGCGACGGAGCCAAGACCGGCTGCGCCCTGAAGGTCGGGGAGATGGTCGCCTCGGCCGTGAAGAGCGGGCTCCTGGCCCTGGGCGGCTGCATCGTCCGGGGCACCGACGGCGTGGTGGACCCGAGCGCCGAGCAGACCATGCGCAACCTGGGGCTGGTGGCCCGCAAGGGCCTGGCCGGACTGGACCCTGTGATCCTGGACATCATGCTCAACAAGAAACTCTAG
- a CDS encoding aromatic amino acid transport family protein, translated as MAATTGKASVPTMSLLVTGNLLGAGILALPVNLGPAGMIPAAAGIVLVWAIMLASAWILVGQDDLVQGDSGGLPSFFGAKMGPAAKWLAVAADLVVFYGVLTAYLTGTTTILTNLFILPVSKPVATLAYFVIVAGLTGFGMSLLRRCNTVILVCMGLTFSAMVAMTLGHVEPARALPMRWGFLPAAMPVALTAFLFHNLIPTLCREMGDRAAVRRAVLYGSLIGLAMNLAWTGAVFCSLPMQGPESISLLWAYKANLPATVPLSLLLDSKLFTNIGLIFAILSMSAAFLANGTALQDFLLDLTSTYLRTRSKILIWALAFLPPLLVSIFYPGIFLTAMNLVGGVGICLLFGVLPGFLLLRQATGPKRILAVALLVLFGAVLVFELGQELGLTNIHPDVEYWTQFVN; from the coding sequence ATGGCCGCGACCACCGGCAAGGCCTCCGTGCCGACCATGTCCCTGCTCGTCACGGGCAATCTCCTGGGTGCGGGAATCCTGGCCCTGCCCGTGAACCTGGGCCCGGCGGGCATGATCCCGGCGGCCGCTGGCATCGTCCTGGTCTGGGCCATCATGCTGGCCAGCGCCTGGATCCTGGTCGGCCAGGACGATCTCGTCCAGGGCGACTCCGGCGGACTGCCTTCCTTCTTCGGCGCCAAGATGGGCCCGGCGGCCAAGTGGCTGGCCGTGGCGGCGGACCTCGTCGTGTTCTACGGCGTGCTCACGGCCTACCTCACGGGCACCACCACCATCCTCACCAACCTGTTCATTCTGCCCGTGTCCAAGCCCGTGGCCACCCTGGCCTACTTCGTCATCGTGGCCGGACTCACCGGCTTCGGCATGAGCCTTTTGCGGCGCTGCAACACGGTCATCCTGGTCTGCATGGGCCTGACCTTCTCGGCCATGGTGGCCATGACCCTGGGCCACGTGGAGCCGGCCCGGGCCTTGCCCATGCGCTGGGGGTTCCTGCCCGCGGCCATGCCCGTGGCCCTGACCGCCTTCCTGTTCCACAACCTCATCCCGACGCTCTGCCGGGAGATGGGCGACCGCGCGGCCGTCCGGAGAGCCGTCCTCTACGGCTCGCTCATCGGCCTGGCCATGAACCTGGCCTGGACCGGAGCCGTGTTCTGCTCCCTGCCCATGCAGGGCCCGGAGAGCATTTCCCTGCTCTGGGCCTACAAGGCCAACCTTCCGGCCACGGTGCCCCTGTCCCTGCTGCTCGACTCCAAGCTCTTCACGAACATCGGGCTGATCTTCGCCATCCTGTCCATGAGCGCGGCCTTCCTGGCCAACGGCACAGCACTCCAGGACTTCCTTCTGGACCTGACCAGCACCTATCTGCGCACACGCAGCAAGATCCTCATCTGGGCCCTGGCCTTCCTGCCTCCGCTCCTGGTTTCGATCTTCTATCCGGGAATCTTCCTGACGGCCATGAACCTGGTGGGCGGGGTGGGCATCTGCCTGCTCTTCGGCGTGTTGCCGGGCTTTCTCCTGCTGCGCCAGGCCACGGGCCCCAAGCGGATTCTGGCCGTGGCCCTGCTGGTTCTGTTCGGCGCGGTGCTCGTGTTCGAATTAGGCCAGGAACTGGGCCTGACCAACATCCACCCGGACGTGGAGTACTGGACCCAGTTCGTGAACTGA
- the hisC gene encoding histidinol-phosphate transaminase: protein MTPSLVDLAPEYVRGFQAYTPSRPDPILARQYGVTHLHRLNNNENALGPTPASRAVIAEFAPPRAAIYPSGDSYLLRQALGRAFGKDPDRFLVGNGSCEVIASVIKAFCGPGDNIVTADKTFAVYEWVADFSGFQARLAPLRDWGFDPEGMLAAADGRTKIFFVCNPNNPTGTWWDEGRMERFLAAVGGRALVVVDEAYREFVDTPGFPDGMDLLERHPNVVVFRTFSKMYGLAALRVGYLCGAPEVVDLIRRTHVVYSVNTLGQEAARAAVEDDGGHMKATREMVAAAREIVRRACVDLGLEHIGGEGNFLMLRTKLPDTLLYRKLMRRGVMVRTMTGFRFPNWIRVTLGLAPVMEEFTAALAEVLRGA from the coding sequence ATGACCCCCAGCCTCGTTGATCTGGCCCCGGAGTATGTCCGGGGCTTCCAGGCCTACACCCCCAGCCGCCCCGATCCCATTCTGGCGCGTCAGTACGGCGTCACGCATCTGCACCGGCTGAACAACAACGAGAACGCCCTGGGCCCGACGCCCGCGTCCCGGGCCGTCATCGCGGAGTTCGCCCCGCCCCGCGCGGCCATCTACCCCAGCGGCGATTCCTACCTCCTGCGACAGGCCCTGGGCCGGGCCTTCGGCAAGGACCCGGACCGCTTCCTGGTGGGCAACGGCTCCTGCGAGGTCATCGCCAGCGTGATCAAGGCCTTCTGCGGCCCGGGCGACAACATCGTGACCGCGGACAAGACCTTCGCGGTCTACGAGTGGGTGGCCGACTTCTCGGGTTTCCAGGCACGCCTGGCCCCGCTCAGGGACTGGGGCTTCGACCCCGAGGGGATGCTGGCCGCCGCCGACGGCCGGACCAAGATCTTCTTCGTCTGCAACCCCAACAATCCCACCGGGACGTGGTGGGACGAGGGGCGCATGGAGCGCTTCCTGGCCGCCGTGGGCGGCCGGGCTCTGGTGGTGGTGGACGAGGCCTACCGGGAGTTCGTGGACACGCCCGGATTCCCGGACGGCATGGACCTGCTGGAGCGGCATCCCAACGTGGTGGTCTTCCGCACCTTCTCCAAGATGTACGGGCTGGCGGCCCTGCGCGTGGGCTACCTCTGCGGCGCGCCGGAGGTGGTGGACCTCATCCGCCGGACCCATGTGGTTTACTCGGTGAACACCCTGGGCCAGGAGGCGGCCCGGGCCGCCGTGGAAGACGACGGCGGGCACATGAAGGCCACCCGCGAGATGGTCGCCGCCGCCCGGGAGATCGTGCGCCGCGCCTGCGTGGACCTGGGCCTGGAGCACATCGGCGGGGAGGGCAACTTCCTCATGCTGCGCACGAAGCTCCCGGACACGCTCCTCTACCGCAAACTCATGCGTCGGGGCGTCATGGTGCGGACCATGACCGGCTTCCGTTTTCCCAACTGGATCCGCGTGACCCTGGGCCTCGCCCCGGTCATGGAGGAATTCACGGCCGCCTTGGCCGAGGTTCTGCGCGGGGCCTGA
- a CDS encoding SpoIIE family protein phosphatase, with protein sequence MRLGGIAPRLALLVLLGAAAVLGGVSAYTYKVCRDIILDKVEENARNQAQATVNRIESVLSTLQKVPWSTAYALENAPLSKPEILRLGRRILADTPEVYATAVAFEPYGFDGKSLYYAPYLYRDGADIRETMLGGDSYRYFYQDWYQLPRELLRPVWTEPYFDEGGGNILMTTYSVPFWREADGERRFTGVVTVDVSLEWLRRIVSEVRVLETGYAFMVSQSGVYVTHPDMSLVLNETIFTLAEERHDSELRAVGRDMIRGGSRFVEAVSPTSGRAGFLFYAPLPSSGWSLGVFYPRDELLTDVRRMTAITTGLGVAGFLALAALAGIIAGSITRPLRRLSQATGEIAAGNLDAVLPEVKRDDEVRDLTRAFGHMTASLKDYIRDLTSTTAAKERIESELRIAHDIQMGILPKIFPPFPQHTQFDIFAGIVPAREVGGDLYDFFLLGEDRFCFLVGDVSGKGVPAAFFMAVAKTLMKAVADQVHTPGEILSKVNDDLAEENDSCMFVTIFCAVLNFRTGEVEWASAGHNPPVFVRAGGETGWLPVLREPVAGAMPGVRYTTERFVMNPGDTLFVYTDGVTEAMNGAEELYGEDRLLQTLAGLPGRPAREVIDAVGVSVAAFTGGAEQSDDITMLALRFQGGEVRDLTGGTQALRLPAVMESLEPLRVFVIERAAGHLPPEALSKVELALEEALVNIFHYAYPGGQGEVEVACPLSGEPGAFALSITDWGGVYDPLSEAAVPDLTAGLDEREPGGLGVFFIKTVTSHARYERRGEANVLVLAFG encoded by the coding sequence ATGAGGCTCGGCGGCATCGCGCCCCGGCTGGCCCTGCTCGTGCTGCTCGGCGCGGCGGCGGTCCTCGGCGGGGTTTCGGCATATACCTACAAGGTCTGCCGGGACATCATCCTGGACAAGGTCGAGGAGAACGCGCGCAACCAGGCCCAGGCCACGGTGAACCGGATCGAGTCCGTGCTTTCGACCCTCCAGAAGGTGCCCTGGAGCACGGCCTACGCCTTGGAGAACGCGCCCCTGTCCAAGCCGGAGATCCTGCGCCTGGGCCGCCGCATCCTGGCCGACACGCCCGAGGTCTACGCCACGGCCGTGGCTTTCGAGCCTTACGGCTTCGACGGCAAGAGCCTGTATTACGCCCCCTATCTCTACCGCGACGGGGCCGACATTCGCGAAACCATGCTCGGCGGGGACTCCTACCGCTATTTCTATCAGGACTGGTACCAGCTCCCCCGGGAACTGCTGCGCCCGGTCTGGACCGAGCCCTATTTCGACGAGGGGGGCGGCAACATCCTCATGACCACCTACTCCGTGCCCTTCTGGCGCGAGGCGGACGGTGAGCGCCGCTTCACCGGCGTGGTCACCGTGGACGTGTCCCTGGAGTGGTTGCGTCGGATCGTCTCCGAGGTGCGCGTGCTGGAGACCGGATACGCCTTCATGGTTTCCCAGAGCGGGGTCTATGTGACCCACCCGGACATGTCCCTGGTGCTCAACGAAACCATCTTCACCCTTGCCGAGGAGCGGCATGACTCGGAGCTTCGGGCCGTCGGCCGGGACATGATCCGCGGCGGCTCGCGTTTCGTGGAGGCCGTGAGCCCCACCTCCGGCCGCGCGGGGTTTCTTTTCTATGCCCCCCTGCCCAGCAGCGGCTGGTCCCTGGGCGTGTTCTATCCCCGGGACGAACTGCTGACCGACGTGCGGCGCATGACCGCCATCACCACGGGCCTGGGCGTGGCGGGCTTCCTGGCCCTGGCCGCCCTGGCCGGGATCATCGCCGGCTCCATCACCCGGCCCCTGCGGCGGCTCTCCCAGGCCACCGGGGAGATCGCGGCCGGAAATCTGGACGCGGTCCTGCCCGAGGTGAAGCGCGACGACGAGGTGCGCGACCTGACCCGGGCCTTCGGCCACATGACCGCCTCGCTCAAGGACTACATCCGAGACCTGACCAGCACCACGGCCGCCAAGGAGCGCATCGAGAGCGAGCTGCGCATCGCCCACGACATTCAGATGGGCATCCTGCCGAAGATCTTCCCGCCCTTCCCGCAGCATACCCAGTTCGACATCTTCGCGGGCATCGTTCCGGCCCGCGAGGTTGGCGGCGACCTCTACGATTTCTTCCTCCTGGGCGAGGACCGCTTCTGCTTCCTGGTGGGCGACGTCTCGGGCAAGGGCGTCCCGGCCGCCTTCTTCATGGCCGTGGCCAAGACGCTCATGAAGGCCGTGGCCGATCAGGTCCACACCCCCGGCGAGATTCTCTCCAAGGTCAACGACGACCTGGCCGAGGAGAACGACTCCTGCATGTTCGTGACCATCTTCTGCGCGGTTCTGAACTTCCGCACCGGCGAGGTGGAGTGGGCCTCGGCCGGGCACAACCCGCCGGTGTTCGTCCGGGCCGGCGGGGAGACGGGCTGGCTGCCCGTGCTGCGCGAGCCCGTGGCCGGAGCCATGCCCGGCGTCCGCTACACCACCGAACGCTTCGTCATGAATCCCGGGGACACGCTCTTCGTCTACACCGACGGCGTCACCGAGGCCATGAACGGGGCCGAGGAACTCTACGGCGAGGATCGTCTGCTCCAGACCCTGGCCGGACTCCCCGGCCGCCCCGCCCGGGAGGTCATCGACGCCGTGGGCGTCTCGGTGGCAGCCTTCACCGGCGGGGCCGAGCAGTCCGACGACATCACCATGCTGGCCCTGCGCTTCCAGGGCGGCGAGGTGCGCGACCTGACCGGCGGAACCCAGGCTTTGCGGCTGCCCGCCGTCATGGAAAGCCTGGAGCCGCTGCGGGTCTTCGTGATCGAGCGCGCTGCCGGGCATCTGCCTCCGGAGGCCCTCTCCAAGGTGGAGCTGGCCCTGGAGGAGGCCTTGGTCAACATCTTCCACTACGCCTATCCCGGGGGGCAGGGCGAGGTGGAGGTGGCCTGCCCGCTGTCCGGCGAGCCCGGGGCTTTCGCCCTGAGCATCACGGACTGGGGCGGCGTCTACGACCCCCTGTCCGAGGCCGCCGTGCCGGACCTGACGGCCGGGCTGGACGAGCGTGAGCCGGGAGGTCTCGGCGTGTTCTTCATCAAGACCGTGACCTCGCACGCGCGCTACGAGCGCCGGGGCGAGGCCAACGTCCTCGTCCTGGCCTTCGGCTGA
- a CDS encoding ABC transporter substrate-binding protein: MTNDFRHGRRFLGPVAVLALALTLCLPNCALAMKQAVLLLQWLPQAQFAGYYVAQDKGFYREAGVDLKIRAGGPDILASRELAEGEVEFATMFLATGVQRRAEGMPIVHLAQIVQRSALMLVARKDSGIVSPRDLGGRRVSIWDNEFQLQPMALFQRLGVIPELVPQGSTVNLFLRGGVAAVSAMWYNEYHTLLASGLDPSELTVFSFSDLELNYPEDGIYCLQTTWDEDPEMCRAVVAATLRGWRYAFDNPEEALEIMLSRMREARVPANRAHQRWMLARMRDIVMPAGNRRGGGEARMGKLDRLGYQRMAAALLERGLIPFAPTYERFAREATP, from the coding sequence ATGACGAACGATTTCAGGCACGGACGCAGGTTTCTCGGCCCGGTCGCCGTTCTGGCGCTGGCCCTGACGCTGTGCCTTCCGAACTGCGCCCTGGCCATGAAACAGGCCGTCCTGCTTCTGCAATGGCTGCCCCAGGCCCAGTTCGCGGGCTACTATGTGGCCCAGGACAAGGGCTTCTACCGCGAGGCCGGGGTGGATCTGAAGATTCGGGCCGGCGGCCCGGACATCCTGGCGTCGCGCGAACTGGCCGAAGGAGAGGTGGAGTTCGCCACCATGTTCCTGGCCACGGGCGTCCAGCGCCGCGCCGAGGGCATGCCCATCGTGCATCTGGCCCAGATCGTCCAGCGTTCGGCGCTCATGCTCGTGGCCCGCAAGGACTCGGGCATCGTCTCACCCCGCGACCTGGGCGGAAGGCGCGTGAGCATCTGGGACAACGAGTTCCAACTCCAGCCCATGGCTTTGTTCCAGCGCCTGGGCGTCATCCCGGAACTCGTGCCCCAGGGAAGCACCGTGAACCTCTTTCTGCGCGGCGGCGTGGCCGCCGTCTCGGCCATGTGGTACAACGAATACCACACGCTTCTGGCCTCCGGGCTGGACCCTTCGGAGTTGACGGTCTTCTCCTTCTCCGACCTGGAGCTGAACTATCCGGAGGACGGCATCTACTGCCTCCAGACCACCTGGGACGAGGATCCGGAGATGTGCCGGGCCGTGGTCGCGGCCACCCTGCGCGGCTGGCGCTACGCCTTCGACAATCCCGAGGAGGCCTTGGAAATCATGCTCTCCCGCATGCGGGAGGCCAGGGTTCCGGCCAATCGCGCGCATCAGCGCTGGATGCTGGCGCGCATGCGCGACATCGTCATGCCCGCGGGGAACCGCCGGGGCGGCGGCGAGGCCCGCATGGGCAAACTGGACCGGCTGGGCTACCAGCGCATGGCCGCGGCGCTTCTGGAGCGGGGCCTGATCCCCTTCGCACCCACCTATGAGCGCTTCGCGCGGGAGGCCACGCCATGA